The Cellulophaga sp. L1A9 genome window below encodes:
- a CDS encoding nuclear transport factor 2 family protein gives MNKLAFFFLFVVTVAFGQNDTAKQNINEVVDAWHKAAADADFDTYFNLMTTDGVFIGTDATENWQNAAFKTFSKPFFDRGKAWSFSALERNVYVNEAENFAWFDELLDTQMKICRGSGVLKKTNGEWKIAHYVLSIAVPNDKVAALVALKKESDSILTVQLKQ, from the coding sequence ATGAATAAACTAGCCTTTTTTTTCCTGTTTGTAGTTACTGTAGCATTTGGTCAAAATGATACTGCGAAACAAAATATCAATGAAGTAGTAGACGCATGGCATAAAGCAGCTGCGGATGCCGATTTTGACACTTATTTTAATTTAATGACTACTGACGGAGTTTTTATTGGAACCGATGCGACTGAAAATTGGCAAAATGCTGCCTTTAAAACTTTCTCCAAACCCTTTTTTGACCGGGGTAAAGCTTGGAGTTTTTCTGCTTTAGAGCGTAATGTTTATGTAAATGAAGCCGAAAATTTTGCTTGGTTTGATGAGTTGCTTGATACGCAGATGAAAATTTGTCGCGGTTCAGGTGTACTTAAAAAGACGAATGGCGAATGGAAAATAGCACATTACGTATTATCTATAGCAGTTCCTAATGACAAGGTAGCTGCATTGGTCGCTTTGAAAAAAGAGTCTGATAGTATTCTCACCGTACAATTAAAACAGTAA